Proteins encoded together in one Telopea speciosissima isolate NSW1024214 ecotype Mountain lineage chromosome 6, Tspe_v1, whole genome shotgun sequence window:
- the LOC122663891 gene encoding ankyrin repeat-containing protein BDA1-like isoform X1, whose translation MATLLHQRLSDAAKAGDIDELYVVLQEDSYILEAIDQNPFTNTPLHVAANAGQACFVEEITNLKPSFVTKLNLSGYSPLHFAAANGHVEIVKQLLKIDSCLGQLQGREKRTPLHCAAMAGSIEALDELIFNCNNSLRKKTIQKETALHLALKHGQLETAKALLRWIEELKMESLLSWTDQEGNTVLHLATSLRQHQIVKMLCSGFKVRRAAKVNARNNDGLTALDLDESMRHPDEPLEVQNISNILHKAGSIRACDVKINKLFPSPPAKQTRLAIHRHQRILHFFNFKVREDTSLEVRNTLMVILVLIATVTFDVGINPLGGSWQDDIAGEHHAGYPIWMSKDKVVYFIFTAINFAGFVVSSVMIFRLVEGYPYSGPVQLAQSLLVFTCVWSTPLFPNTSTVNYVLLAVVIPIGTLTLLWYHRKPSKFSPRKVSWNMDELEAWRFGAELN comes from the exons ATGGCGACTCTGCTTCATCAGAGATTGAGTGACGCAGCGAAGGCAGGAGATATCGACGAGTTGTATGTCGTGCTCCAAGAAGATTCATATATTCTTGAGGCCATTGATCAGAACCCTTTCACCAACACTCCATTACACGTTGCTGCAAATGCTGGGCAAGCCTGTTTCGTGGAGGAGATCACAAACCTGAAGCCTTCCTTTGTTACAAAGCTAAACCTTagtgggtatagccctttgcacTTCGCTGCAGCTAATGGGCACGTAGAGATAGTGAAGCAACTGTTGAAGATAGACTCTTGTCTGGGTCAActccaaggaagagagaagagaactcCACTTCATTGTGCAGCCATGGCAGGGAGCATTGAAGCCTTGGATGAATTAATATTCAATTGCAACAATTCTCTTCGGAAGAAGACGATTCAAAAGGAGACAGCTCTTCACTTGGCCTTGAAACATGGCCAATTGGAAACTGCTAAAGCCTTGCTGAGATGGATTGAAGAGCTTAAAATGGAGAGCCTTTTAAGCTGGACGGATCAGGAAGGCAACACTGTATTGCACCTTGCAACCTCCTTAAGACAACATCAG ATAGTGAAAATGTTGTGCAGTGGTTTTAAGGTTAGAAGGGCTGCAAAAGTGAATGCTAGAAACAACGATGGTTTGACCGCCTTAGATTTGGATGAGTCAATGAGACACCCAGATGAACCACTTGAGGTTCAAAATATATCAAACATCCTCCACAAAGCTGGATCCATTCGTGCTTGTGATGTGAAGATCAACAAGCTTTTTCCTTCCCCACCAGCCAAACAAACAAGACTAGCCATTCATCGTCATCAAAGGATCTTACACTTCTTCAATTTCAAGGTCCGTGAAGATACCTCACTCGAAGTTCGTAACACATTGATGGTGATTCTTGTTCTTATTGCCACTGTCACTTTCGACGTCGGAATCAATCCGCTGGGTGGTAGTTGGCAGGATGATATTGCTGGTGAACACCACGCCGGATATCCAATTTGGATGAGTAAGGACAAAGTTGTTTACTTCATATTCACGGCAATCAACTTTGCAGGGTTCGTTGTGTCTTCAGTGATGATCTTTAGACTGGTAGAAGGATATCCTTATAGTGGGCCGGTCCAACTGGCCCAATCATTACTGGTTTTTACTTGTGTTTGGTCAACTCCTCTGTTTCCAAATACGAGTACAGTTAACTATGTACTCCTCGCAGTGGTGATTCCCATTGGGACATTGACACTCCTTTGGTATCATAGGAAGCCAAGTAAGTTCTCTCCTAGAAAAGTCTCATGGAACATGGATGAATTGGAGGCTTGGAGGTTTGGAGCTGAACTGAACTAG
- the LOC122664111 gene encoding transcriptional repressor ILP1 → MGSRSKNFRRRAEDDDVNGEDATTTSAATIKASSKDTLAKPKKHHQQAPKLLSFADEEDESHSRAFSKAASSDRDRSASRLSKSSTSSHKITSLKDRPSSASPSLLSNVQPQAGEYTKEKLRELQKNTRTLASSRPPSEPKPPSEPVVVLKGLVKPISTVEDKDIAGNEGDDEEELELGEKLNARRGSSSSFKKDKDETEHRLASMGIGKARDSSGSLIPDQATINAIRAQRERLRQSRAAAPDFISLDGGSNHGAAEGLSDEEPEFQGRIAMLGDRTDGAKGVFETLNGRSMEQTGLVKDGDFEVEDDEDEEEKIWEEEQFRKGLGKRVDDGSSRVSTSIPVVHSHTAQQQPFGYNGATYQSSLTTPIGPSIGGAVGVSRSAEVMSITQQAEVASQAIQENVRRLKESHGRIMSSMTMTDDNLAASLLNITALEKSLSAAGERFLFMQKLRDFVSVICEFLQDKAPFIEELEEQMQKLHEERASSIIERRAADNADEMVEVQAAVSAAMAILSKGGDSASVVAAATTASQAAYAAAREQSNLPVQLDEFGRDTNLQKRMDMMRRAEARKRKKARSESKRMSYIGDDSGYQHIEGESSTDESDSESSAYQSNRDLLLQTAEQIFSDASEEYSQLSVVKERFERWKKYYSSSYRDAYMSLSAPAIFSPYVRVELLKWDPLYEDADFNDMQWHSLLFSYGLPEDENDFNPDDADANLVPGLVEKIALPILHHEIAHCWDMLSTRRTKNAVAATNLVINYVPATSEALRELLAAIRSRLSEAITNIIVPTWTASVMKAVSNAARVAAYRFGMSVRLLRNICLWKDILASPVLENLALDQLLNGKILPHVQNIKENIHDAVTRTERIIASLSGSWAGPNVTGDRSSKLQPLVDYVLTMGKILEKKHASGVSQSETSGLARRLKKMLVELNEYDKARAISRTFQLREAL, encoded by the exons ATGGGCAGTAGATCGAAGAACTTCCGTCGGCGAGCCGAAGACGACGATGTCAATGGAGAAGACGCCACAACCACCAGCGCTGCTACCATCAAAGCCTCTTCTAAAGACACCCTTGCCAAGCCTAAGAAGCATCATCAACAAGCCCCAAAGCTCCTCAGCTTTGccgatgaagaagatgaatccCATTCTCGCGCATTTTCTAAAGCTGCCTCCTCCGATAGAGACAGGTCTGCTTCTCGTCTCAGCAAGTCATCCACCTCATCTCACAAGATAACTTCCTTGAAAGATCGTCCCTCCTCCGCTTCTCCTTCACTTCTTTCCAACGTTCAGCCTCAAGCTGGTGAATACACCAAGGAGAAACTCCGAGAACTTCAGAAGAATACACGTACCCTAGCCAGCTCCCGTCCTCCTTCCGAACCAAAACCTCCCTCTGAACCCGTGGTCGTCTTGAAAGGCCTTGTCAAGCCTATCTCCACTGTTGAAGACAAGGATATCGCAGGGAACGAGGGGGATGACGAAGAAGAATTGGAACTTGGAGAAAAGCTTAATGCTAGAAGAGGGAGTTCTAGTTCATTTAAGAAGGATAAGGATGAGACTGAGCATCGCCTGGCTTCAATGGGTATTGGGAAAGCTAGGGATTCCTCTGGTTCTTTAATTCCAGATCAAGCTACCATCAATGCAATTAGGGCTCAGAGGGAACGACTCCGGCAGTCCCGGGCAGCGGCCCctgattttatttctttagaTGGAGGGAGTAACCATGGGGCGGCTGAAGGTTTAAGTGATGAAGAGCCTGAGTTTCAGGGTAGGATTGCAATGCTTGGTGACAGGACGGATGGAGCGAAGGGTGTCTTTGAGACTCTTAATGGAAGGTCGATGGAGCAGACTGGTTTAGTGAAAGATGGGGACTTTGAAGTtgaggatgatgaagatgaggaagagaaaATTTGGGAAGAAGAGCAGTTCCGGAAGGGGCTGGGAAAGAGGGTGGATGACGGTTCTTCTAGAGTGAGTACCAGCATACCGGTGGTTCATAGTCATACTGCTCAGCAGCAACCTTTCGGCTACAATGGGGCTACATACCAGTCATCCTTAACAACGCCAATTGGTCCGAGCATAGGAGGGGCTGTTGGAGTGTCCCGGAGCGCAGAGGTGATGTCTATTACTCAACAGGCTGAGGTTGCTAGCCAAGCTATTCAAGAAAATGTTAGGAGGCTCAAG GAATCACATGGAAGAATCATGTCATCAATGACTATGACTGATGATAATTTGGCTGCATCATTGTTGAATATCACTGCTCTTGAGAAGTCTCTATCAGCTGCTGGTGAGAGGTTCCTCTTTATGCAAAAGCTTCGTGACTTTGTTTCTGTTATATGTGAATTTTTACAG GATAAGGCTCCTTTCATTGAGGAACTTGAAGAGCAAATGCAGAAACTTCATGAAGAACGTGCATCTTCTATCATAGAACGAAGAGCAGCTGATAACGCTGATGAAATGGTGGAAGTGCAAGCAGCTGTAAGTGCAGCAATGGCCATTTTAAGTAAAGGTGGTGACAGTGCATCTGTGGTTGCTGCTGCCACTACTGCTTCTCAGGCTGCATATGCTGCAGCAAGAGAACAATCAAATCTGCCCGTTCAGCTGGACGAATTTGGCAGAGATACAAATCTGCAGAAACGCATGGATATGATGAGGAGGGCTGAAGCGCGAAAACGCAAAAAAGCTCGTTCGGAATCAAAGAGAATGTCATATATTGGAGATGATAGTGGCTATCAGCATATAGAAGGAGAGTCGAGCACCGATGAGAGTGATAGTGAGAGTTCAGCATACCAATCTAACCGTGATTTGTTGCTTCAAACTGCTGAACAAATTTTTAGCGATGCATCTGAGGAATATTCCCAACTTTCTGTGGTTAAAGAAAGGTTTGAGAGATGGAAAAAATATTATTCATCAAGCTACCGTGATGCTTATATGTCACTAAGTGCACCTGCTATCTTCTCACCATATGTTAGAGTAGAGCTACTAAAATGGGATCCACTTTATGAAGATGCAGATTTCAATGATATGCAATG GCATTCTCTACTATTTAGTTATGGGTTGCCAGAAGATGAAAATGACTTCAACCCTGATGATGCTGATGCTAACCTCGTTCCTGGGTTAGTGGAAAAGATTGCACTTCCAATTTTACACCATGAAATTGCTCATTGCTGGGATATGCTAAGTACCAGACGGACCAAAAATGCAGTTGCTGCTACAAATTTGGTTATTAATTATGTCCCAGCTACCAGTGAGGCTCTTCGGGAGTTATTAGCAGCCATTCGTTCCCGTTTATCTGAAGCTATTACAAATATTATT GTTCCAACATGGACTGCATCAGTGATGAAGGCTGTCTCAAATGCAGCACGAGTTGCAGCATATCGGTTTGGCATGTCTGTTCGTCTGCTGAGAAATATTTGCTTGTGGAAAGATATCCTTGCATCACCTGTTTTAGAGAACCTTGCTCTTGATCAGTTACTGAATGGAAAAATTCTGCCTCATGTGCAAAACATCAAAGAAAATATTCATGATGCAGTTACGCGAACTGAGAGGATCATTGCATCATTATCCGGCAGTTGGGCAGGTCCCAATGTCACAGGAGATCGAAG CTCTAAGTTGCAACCATTGGTGGATTATGTGCTAACAATGGGGAAGATACTTGAGAAGAAGCATGCTTCAGGTGTGAGTCAGAGTGAGACTAGTGGGCTTGCTCGTCGGTTAAAGAAAATGCTGGTTGAACTCAATGAATATGATAAGGCCAGGGCTATCTCTAGGACCTTCCAGCTCAGAGAGGCACTTTAG
- the LOC122663891 gene encoding ankyrin repeat-containing protein BDA1-like isoform X3 — protein sequence MATLLHQRLSDAAKAGDIDELYVVLQEDSYILEAIDQNPFTNTPLHVAANAGQACFVEEITNLKPSFVTKLNLSGYSPLHFAAANGHVEIVKQLLKIDSCLGQLQGREKRTPLHCAAMAGSIEALDELIFNCNNSLRKKTIQKETALHLALKHGQLETAKALLRWIEELKMESLLSWTDQEGNTVLHLATSLRQHQIVKMLCSGFKVRRAAKVNARNNDGLTALDLDESMRHPDEPLEVQNISNILHKAGSIRACDVKINKLFPSPPAKQTRLAIHRHQRILHFFNFKVREDTSLEVRNTLMVILVLIATVTFDVGINPLGGSWQDDIAEDETDLSPKNREESN from the exons ATGGCGACTCTGCTTCATCAGAGATTGAGTGACGCAGCGAAGGCAGGAGATATCGACGAGTTGTATGTCGTGCTCCAAGAAGATTCATATATTCTTGAGGCCATTGATCAGAACCCTTTCACCAACACTCCATTACACGTTGCTGCAAATGCTGGGCAAGCCTGTTTCGTGGAGGAGATCACAAACCTGAAGCCTTCCTTTGTTACAAAGCTAAACCTTagtgggtatagccctttgcacTTCGCTGCAGCTAATGGGCACGTAGAGATAGTGAAGCAACTGTTGAAGATAGACTCTTGTCTGGGTCAActccaaggaagagagaagagaactcCACTTCATTGTGCAGCCATGGCAGGGAGCATTGAAGCCTTGGATGAATTAATATTCAATTGCAACAATTCTCTTCGGAAGAAGACGATTCAAAAGGAGACAGCTCTTCACTTGGCCTTGAAACATGGCCAATTGGAAACTGCTAAAGCCTTGCTGAGATGGATTGAAGAGCTTAAAATGGAGAGCCTTTTAAGCTGGACGGATCAGGAAGGCAACACTGTATTGCACCTTGCAACCTCCTTAAGACAACATCAG ATAGTGAAAATGTTGTGCAGTGGTTTTAAGGTTAGAAGGGCTGCAAAAGTGAATGCTAGAAACAACGATGGTTTGACCGCCTTAGATTTGGATGAGTCAATGAGACACCCAGATGAACCACTTGAGGTTCAAAATATATCAAACATCCTCCACAAAGCTGGATCCATTCGTGCTTGTGATGTGAAGATCAACAAGCTTTTTCCTTCCCCACCAGCCAAACAAACAAGACTAGCCATTCATCGTCATCAAAGGATCTTACACTTCTTCAATTTCAAGGTCCGTGAAGATACCTCACTCGAAGTTCGTAACACATTGATGGTGATTCTTGTTCTTATTGCCACTGTCACTTTCGACGTCGGAATCAATCCGCTGGGTGGTAGTTGGCAGGATGATATTGCTG AAGATGAAACAGATTTGAGtccaaaaaacagagaagaaagtaATTAA
- the LOC122663891 gene encoding ankyrin repeat-containing protein BDA1-like isoform X2 — translation MATLLHQRLSDAAKAGDIDELYVLLQEDSYILDAIDQNPFTSTPLHVAANAGQACFVEEITNLKHSFVTKLNQSGYSPLHLAAANGHLEVVKQLLKIDSCLGQLHGREKRTPLHCAAIAGSIEALDELIFNCNNSLRKKTIQKETALHLALKHGQLETAKALLRWIEELKMESILSWTDQEGNTVLHLATSLRQHQIVKMLCSGFKVRRAANVNARNNDGLTALDLDESVRHPDEELEVQNISNILHKAGSIRACDVKISKLFPSPLAKQTRLAIHRRQRIFHYFNFRVHEDTSLEVRNTLLVILVLIATVTFDVGINVPGGNWQDDIDGQHQAGQPIWKSKDKVGYFIFTAVNFLGFVMSSVMIFRLVEGYPYSGPVQLAQSLLIFTCIWSTPLFPNTSTVNYILITVGIIVTLAILWLHRKPRRFS, via the exons ATGGCAACTCTGCTTCATCAGAGATTGAGTGATGCGGCGAAAGCAGGAGATATTGACGAGTTGTATGTCCTGCTCCAAGAAGATTCATATATTCTTGATGCCATTGATCAGAACCCTTTCACCAGCACTCCATTACATGTTGCTGCAAATGCTGGGCAAGCCTGTTTTGTGGAGGAGATCACAAACCTGAAGCATTCCTTTGTTACAAAGCTAAACCAAagtgggtatagccctttgcacTTGGCTGCAGCTAATGGGCACTTAGAGGTAGTGAAGCAACTCTTGAAGATAGATTCTTGTCTGGGTCAACTCcatggaagagagaagaggactCCACTTCATTGTGCAGCCATTGCGGGGAGCATTGAAGCCTTGGATGAATTAATCTTCAATTGCAACAATTCTCTTCGGAAGAAGACGATTCAAAAGGAGACAGCTCTTCACTTGGCCTTGAAACATGGCCAATTGGAAACTGCTAAAGCCTTGCTGAGATGGATTGAAGAGCTTAAAATGGAGAGCATTCTAAGCTGGACTGATCAAGAAGGCAACACTGTATTGCACCTTGCAACCTCCTTAAGACAACATCAG atAGTGAAAATGCTGTGCAGTGGCTTTAAGGTTAGAAGGGCTGCAAATGTGAACGCTAGAAACAACGATGGTTTGACAGCCTTAGATTTGGATGAGTCAGTGAGACACCCAGATGAAGAACTTGAGGTTCAGAATATATCAAACATCCTTCACAAAGCTGGATCCATTCGAGCTTGTGATGTGAAGATCAGCAAGCTTTTTCCTTCCCCACTAGCCAAACAAACAAGACTAGCCATTCATCGTCGTCAAAGGATCTTCCACTACTTCAATTTCAGGGTCCATGAAGATACCTCACTCGAAGTTCGTAACACACTATTGGTAATTCTTGTTCTTATTGCCACCGTCACTTTCGACGTCGGAATCAACGTTCCGGGTGGTAATTGGCAGGATGATATTGACGGTCAGCATCAGGCCGGACAACCAATTTGGAAGAGTAAGGACAAAGTTGGATACTTCATATTCACGGCAGTCAACTTTTTAGGGTTCGTTATGTCTTCGGTGATGATCTTTAGATTGGTGGAAGGATATCCTTATAGTGGACCGGTCCAACTGGCCCAATCGTTATTGATTTTTACTTGTATTTGGTCAACTCCTCTGTTTCCAAATACGAGTACAGTTAACTATATACTCATCACAGTGGGTATCATAGTGACATTGGCAATCCTTTGGTTGCATAGGAAGCCAAGACGGTTCTCCTAG